Proteins found in one Acidobacteriota bacterium genomic segment:
- the dprA gene encoding DNA-protecting protein DprA, with product MRDDVRDWIALSLTRGIGPMTAQKVLKRFGFPGAVFRANRQQFEGVGLPEDTREAILNQEGYREADAQLLWLQQHGASAITIQDAEYPLHLREIPDPPIVLYFKGDLTSALEQPCVAIVGARHCSTYGQNAATRLARDLTTHGVTVVSGLARGIDTAAHQGAIEARGSTIAVMGTGLDERYPKENSKLAETILDYGALVTEFPVQKPPLPQNFPYRNRIISGLCRGVVVVEASERSGSLITARMAMEQNREVFAVPGNITSAKSIGPNRLIQDGAKLVLDWQDVVAEFSYDLQRQLRQVDETPGDLIKARADLASLTEDERQLFGLIGLDEPVHIDVLLVQSKLNQPRLVNALFQLELKDRIHQLPGKLYVRKL from the coding sequence ATGCGCGACGACGTGCGAGATTGGATCGCCCTGAGTTTGACCAGAGGCATTGGGCCGATGACGGCCCAAAAAGTATTGAAACGGTTTGGGTTTCCGGGAGCAGTATTCCGGGCCAATCGGCAGCAATTCGAGGGGGTTGGGCTTCCGGAAGATACCCGAGAAGCCATTCTCAACCAGGAGGGATATCGGGAGGCTGATGCGCAACTGCTCTGGCTCCAACAGCATGGTGCTTCGGCCATTACGATTCAGGATGCTGAATACCCTCTGCACTTGCGCGAAATCCCGGATCCCCCTATTGTGCTGTATTTCAAGGGTGATCTGACTTCAGCACTGGAACAACCCTGTGTGGCGATTGTGGGTGCGCGGCATTGTTCAACCTATGGACAGAACGCGGCAACCCGATTGGCACGTGATTTGACAACCCACGGGGTCACAGTGGTTTCCGGATTGGCGCGCGGAATTGATACGGCTGCCCATCAGGGAGCGATTGAAGCTCGTGGCTCCACCATTGCGGTCATGGGAACCGGGCTGGACGAGCGATACCCGAAAGAAAACAGCAAACTGGCTGAGACAATTCTGGACTATGGCGCGCTGGTGACTGAATTTCCGGTCCAAAAGCCACCGCTCCCGCAAAACTTTCCCTACCGCAACCGCATTATTTCGGGATTGTGTCGGGGAGTGGTCGTGGTCGAAGCCTCAGAGCGATCTGGTTCTTTGATTACAGCCCGCATGGCAATGGAGCAAAACCGCGAAGTCTTTGCCGTGCCGGGAAATATCACCTCCGCCAAATCAATCGGTCCAAACCGTCTGATCCAGGATGGCGCGAAACTGGTACTCGACTGGCAGGATGTGGTGGCTGAATTTTCCTATGATTTACAGCGACAGTTGCGGCAAGTTGATGAAACCCCAGGTGATCTCATCAAGGCTCGCGCTGATCTGGCTTCATTGACCGAAGACGAACGTCAACTCTTTGGTCTGATTGGATTGGATGAGCCGGTTCACATTGATGTGCTTCTGGTACAGAGTAAGCTGAATCAGCCGCGTCTCGTAAACGCCCTTTTTCAACTGGAACTCAAAGATCGCA